ATGCAAACTGAAAAGTTCTAGCGCTTTATCACGATCCATTTCCTTCACTTCATAAGTTAATATTCCCTTCTCTTCATCCAAAATTCGTTTGTCTCTTGTTGTAATGATAACCCTACTCCCAGAACAGAAAGTGTTAGGGTGCCCAGCTAGTTTCTTAAGTTGTTCTTTCTTGTCTACATCGTCTAAAACAATGAGAACTTTCTTAGAACTAGCTCTCCTTGTTATACTATCTATCCCTTCATCAGTGTTACCAAAATTTTCTACAAATCTAGAATCAGAGATGTCAGATGCCAACTGTTTCTGCAGATTTACTAGGCCATTTCCTTTTGATGATTCTCGGATGTTCCCAATGAAGCTGCATTGGCCATCAAAGGCGAAGACATAATTCATTGAAAACATTCTTAGCAAGAGTGGTTTTACCGATCCCGCCCATTCCATGGATTCCAACAAAACGCACACCGTGCCGAGTCAACATCTAACAACTCCATTATGGCTTCTACTTGTTTTCTACCCCAACCAATTTGTTGTCCAGAGATCTTTGCTTTACTTTTAGCTTACGCAAAATCTCTTTCACAACGCGTTCAATGACTTCACCTTGTCTGCCACATACCAAACACTTttagttaaaagaaaataaataataatctcATTACTACTTCCTAGCAGATAGCATTTGAGTTGGATCACTATTTTTAAGTCTCAGGTAAATTCTATAGAGCCACAAGAATTTTGGTGTAATACACTCCATAGGATATGATTGGTATGATAAACTTACAATTTGACCCTATTTCTGAGAAAGAAGATGTTCCTTTGCGGTCCGAATTACAGACATCATTCTAGAATTAGATTAAATCCACTCATATAACTGTCACTAGCCAAAATGGCCCTGCTTAGTGAATTGCCTCTGTTTTTTCCTCCCCGGTGAGAAATGAAATTTACTGCTCATATACCAAAAATCGGTTGGTGAATTAGTGAATTTACGCCACGTCAACcaatatattttaacaataaaCAACCCTCCAGCTAGTTTTCACTGCCATTTACAAGAAGAATTAGAGAATAGCATTTGGACTGAAGCTTGAAAAGAGTTCCATTAATAAGCATTTACTTACGCTTTCCCTTGGACTTCCCATCCCTTGATCTCAGCCACTTTTCCCAGAGCCGCCTCCCACCGTTGCCTCATCTCAGCACCGTGCTTCTGCTCATGCTTCTCCAAGTCCTTCAGGTACAGTTCCGTCCTGAGCTTGACATCGATGGGCGTGACATCAAAGAAGATGGGTAGGATCTCCGGCTTCCCAGTCGATTCATGGAGCTCCGTCACTCGAGCGAGCTCGCGGAGGCACCAAGCGCTCGAAGCATAGCCTCTGGAGAGGACCGGTATGCAGATCTTGGATTCGCCGACCGCTCTCAGGAGATCGTCGATCCGATCACCGGCGTGAAGCTCTTCGCTGTCTCTGTAGGCGACGATCCCCTGGCCGAACATGGTCCGGTAGAGGCAGTCGGTGAAGGTGTTGCGAGTGTCGGgccctctgaaactcaagaacacgtcGTACCGGGTAGCTGACGCGCTGGAACCACCGGTTGCTGCCATGTTTTCGGGGgcttctctcgcaaaaggtctCTCTGTCTCGCTCTGGTTTTTGCCTGCTCGGAGTTGGAGCTGCGTCTTCGTTAGGGTTACCAAAAGTAGAAATCATATGTGAATGCACAAACCGATCTCAATGATTACCTCAAAAGCCCTCTTCCTCGAAATGGACCCGCGCCCACGGGCAAGATCCGGATGTTCGAGGTTTCGGCCTCGATCGGATCGGCATCGGATGCTTCAAGTAAACAGAGAAGGACGTTTGACCCGGTCAAGCTCGAAAAATATTCCGAAATTGCTTGATAAGAGGGGaagaaattaatcattttttattaaattaattagtccatttaatcaattacttattaaagaaaaagaaaaaaaagattcagCATTTCCATTTGACATGGGCACCCATAAAACAACAAGCCGTCCACTTCGTCTCCCGCCCAGcctgtcctctctctctctctctctctctctcttcccaaaaCAACATCCCTCTCTTgctccgcttcttcttcttctacgtCCACCGCTTGTCTGATCAAACGGCGAAGACCTGCATTCATCCACGTGGACTCCCTTTCCAAGCCGTCCATCTTCCGCTACGCACTACCACTGGTACACCTCCGAGTTTGCTAACCGGCCTGGATCCTCCACACCTCCGACACCGTCGACGATTACTCGAGCAACTTGTCCGGCTTCAGCATTGATGTGCAAACTCAATGTTTGGTGGCTCCGACGGCTACTAATGTGCAAGATTGCGTAGTGATGCTCCAAGTCATGTTGATAATGGAATGGACTTTCGGTATGATTTTCTCATCTAAGCTGGGGGGCATAAGAATTGCCAGAATTCTAAAGAGacgggaaaaaaagagaacgcAGAACAATACAAAGAACTTAAATGGACTGTGCTTGGGCGGaccaaggaggaggagaaagtggaagaagaagaaacaaatcaaaaagaGGGACGCGAATGGGCCCCACGTTTGAGCATGTTAACATTTGAAAAGGCAAGGGCTAAAACGATCAAAACACAGCGGAATGATTTGTATAAGTCAAATGCGGAGCAAGAAAAGCATGGCCCTTTGAAAAAATGACATATGCGTAGTTcgaactaaattgaattttggaAAAGGGAGCAACTTTACAAATCTTATCATAAATTAGATTATACAAATTGCACTTGCATTGGCTCTTGGGTTGTACAAGATCGTAAACAATTACCTAACAGGTTGATactaataaaagaagaaatatctttttaaacaattacccataatgatataaattttgacaaaaaataagaagaataatGTTTACGTTTATTTAATGCCTAACAAACATGCCCTCCCGTCCTAATCACAATTCGTTTTACAGTTTTAGTTAAAATGGTAAAAGACAAAAAGCCTGAAACTATGTctattgtgataaatttatctaaaactttttttgtaacataaaaaccCCAGAGTTATAACCTAtataacacatttatctcaaacttgtgcagtgtgatacatttactctaaacttttatttgtgacacaaaaaaactccaaaattttcttttgtgacactaaaaaccaaaaagaaaaattctatgacgtaccaattttttttggataaatgtatcacatgAATATAAGTTTGGAATTTCTGGTgttagaaaacaaaagtttaggatttttggtatcACACAAGTTTGCGTTTTTTTGTGTCACAGAAAAAAGTTTATGGTAAATATTTCACAGTTCATAAAGTTTTGGgtttattttgtagctttttaCCTGGTTAAAAAAGGGATAGAAACAAACATTCATTTTTCCCTCGTAAATCAACTctgtcaaaaatatatatatatatatatatatatatatatatatatatatatatatatatatatatatatatatatatatatatataaagatgaGAAATCGGAAAGTTAGAGTATTGGAAATCATTGACACGAATGTCATACGATAGATGTAGGACCTTTTGGGCAATTTTCTTGATAACTGACATGTCAATTAATGTGGTATGAAATCTCATAACAAATTATACTCCAAACATGGGTGAAGATGAAAATTTCCTTGCAATACTCAAACCAATATTGATAACTCTCCTCTTGCCATTGACTCTCTGATTGTAGAAACTATATTACAAAAGTgtagtatatatatcaaattgaatattgaCCACTGAAATGACAAGCGGTCCACCAAATTTGGCAATTCggatttagggtgcgtttgggaactacttttggggaaagcctttaggaaaaatgcaaatacctttgactTAAAAGTGTTTTGTAAAAtgcaaccgtgtttggtaaattatactttgaaagctctttgtgaagtgctttgagcaaaatagtgtttgggaaATTACACTTGCAAATggagttttgtggtaaaaaaaattataaaaaaaaattaaaaaaaaatgaccggCAAGGGCGCGGCCTTCAacgacctccggcgaccgccggcgacctccgcgacccggATGCGGGTCGCCGGAGGCAGTCGTCGCgagaggtcgcgcgacctcgccgcgcGACCTCCGCGATCGATCTCGGGTCGCGCAAAGGTCgcgcggaggtcgcgcgaccagaTACGTTcgtcggaggtcgcgcgacctcgcggcgacccGGTCCGCGACCAGATCGGTCGCcgcgaggtcgtgcgacctccggcgacccgatCTGGTTGCGCGAGGAGGTCGCGCGGCGAGGTCGCCGCGACCGGATCCGGTCGCGCGAGGACCCGCGACCTCCCGGGCGACTGCGACCTCCGGcggaccctcgccggaggtcgcccgaccccgAGGCTCGCGACGTCCGGATCGGTCGCGCGGCCCCGGCGAGTTCCGTGCGGAGGTCGCGgtgcggcggcgacggtcgccggcaaCGCCGCGActcgcggaggtcgcccgactctCCGACgaagggcggcgaggtcgcggcgtCCCTGTAGCGGTCGTTCgcccgaagaagatgaacagtgttcATCCAAGGGCACGCACCGGAAAAACCAATAATTCatgaggacaattttggaaaaaaaaaaagtgaacagtgCTCCTCAGCATGCCGAAAATGCtgaaaagcccaaggcagcccccccACCTACCTTGAGCTTTCAGCCTTAAAAATGCTAGCATTTTGCCTAAGTCCCTTTCAAagttttttgccaaacaccattttttgtgcccaaagggctttggactcccaaggggctttgggaagtggttcccaaacgcacccttagtttATTGTATATATCAAGTGCAgagaataattttatttattcttttggtGCGGTGACGGGTGATAGATGGGGCTGCAACTGTTTGATCGGAACGGGGAGAGAAAGACGAGAGGGAGTGGCATCGCGGGTGGTGATGGATCAGCAGCGACGATGGAGGTGacgaagcagaggaagaaatacGCCGACACGTTCCGTCCAAATCGAGGAGCGTCTCGACTCTCTCATCTCAGCTTTTGGTCATTCGGATTGTCTCCTTGCTTTCAGCCTTGGATCGAACACCTTGACTTCGTCCTACATTCGTTCTTTTTTGCACTTGGCTTAGTCTTgaccttttcatttatttttttatctgaCCATAGGTAAAGAGGAGGATGTAAAGATCCCGAAACGAGCGTGATAGAAGATGgagctatttttatttttattttgaaatatgtgagAGCAAGAAGACTAAGGCTGCATTTGGTAACTTTCTCAGGAAtgtgtgtttctattcttttgcttttgggaacataaatagaaaagaaatacatGTGTTAAGTTTTTATTCtcggaaaaaatagaaataaaaataagaaataaaaagaatttacTTGTTATTTTCGCaaacaactcaagaaacaaaaataaaaaaatcaagctttttttttcttttctttctcttcctttttttcttcccctagCCGGTTGCTGACTTGCTGACCTCAACATTGGCCAGCAACCGGCTAGATGAGGCTCAACAACCACCGGTAAGCCCCCCCCACCCAAAGCCTCGCCAAGGCTAGGCAaggaggtcgagcctcgcctcgcCCGGTCACAACGTGGCTCGGGGTGACCTCGCCGGTGACCGGGAGGCTCCCGAGGTAGGCGACCTTGCCGGCATTTGTACGCTTGGTCGccgggaaggagaagaaaagggaaaagaaaaaaatgtaataacattattaataaattaaaagaaattttaagtcataaaaatataaggagtcgtaccaaatgcatttttctccagaaaacaagaattttgtatagttatcaaatgTATGCAAAtacatagaaattgtttctgagaacaaaaacattaaaaatatttctaaaaaaaattgttccccaaaacGCACCCTAATTGATGACACCAATAAGGCCACCGATGCGTTTTTTGTTGATGCACGGATGTTGCTTTAtaatttgttgttgttgcttcTTGTAGCTGGAGTTATTGcagcacacacacacacacacacacacacacacacacacacac
This genomic stretch from Eucalyptus grandis isolate ANBG69807.140 chromosome 3, ASM1654582v1, whole genome shotgun sequence harbors:
- the LOC104445432 gene encoding TMV resistance protein N-like: MAATGGSSASATRYDVFLSFRGPDTRNTFTDCLYRTMFGQGIVAYRDSEELHAGDRIDDLLRAVGESKICIPVLSRGYASSAWCLRELARVTELHESTGKPEILPIFFDVTPIDVKLRTELYLKDLEKHEQKHGAEMRQRWEAALGKVAEIKGWEVQGKAERTKLKYSI